The DNA window GGCTAAAAATAAAGCAAACGCTTACATTAATTACTCAAAGGTAGCCAAAATGACTTCATGAAGACTATTTTAGTATAATTGATTATAATTACCTTCGTTTTTCTTTGAATAAACAAGACGATAAAGCCAGAAGGAGTTTTCAGAGACTCGGCAACCCACATTGCCATTGAAGATTTCTTACTTGTGTCCGTCTCTCTCCCCTTCTTCTTGCAGAGGTGGTGTCATCTTATAATGTGCCCTATGAAGAAATGCACTCTGCTACCCTCCCTCCAGTTAGTtacgctaaaaaaaaaataaagaatccgATGCTCCTAATACCAATGCACTCGTCTAGTTTCGAGCAATCAGACCCTTGATTTTGACGTTTGATTTGAAGCCTCTCACTTGATTGGCTGTAACGGAATTACGATGTAAATGTAGTCTGATTCCAGCTAGTGGCGTCACACGAGCATTTCGTGGATCGCTTGGGAGGTGAAACGTCTCCTGGGGCTGGAGGGAGAGAGAAGTGAATGCGGTGGTGCAGTCAGCAGTTTATGAAACTGAGAAATATTTCTTGTACAGAtttcttgtgttgtgtgtgcTAACCTAATCACCTGTTCGTCGGCCCACTGAGTTAGCTAATTAACTCGGGTAAATAATTCCTAGACTTTCAAGTCATATGGGCATCAATTAGGAAACCCGAAACCCTACTTATCACAAAACTCCTTACAAATATTACAAACCCAGATTCTAAACATCAACAAACACAGATAAAAAAGTATAATCACAAAAATTTATAACGAAAAATAGCGATCAAATGCTTAATATTGAGAAACAGAAATAGAGTGAATAAATTTACCTTCCTTTTAGGAACAGCCATGAGTTCCATGGACCCGCCAAACGAAAAACCCGGAAACGTGAACCCGAAATCGCTACTGTTGTCGCTTGTGTCCTGGTTTGCATCGAACTCGGGCAGGGTGAATTGTGGAGAGGCTATCGAGCATTCTAAGGCTCCATCCAACGGCGGAGCCATGGCTACGAGATGGGTCCACTTCCTGATTCCTAACCTACACCCATTTTTGCCTTCAGCAGCACATTTTAGCATTCCCAGTCTTAACGCCATTCTTGAACTA is part of the Populus alba chromosome 10, ASM523922v2, whole genome shotgun sequence genome and encodes:
- the LOC118043019 gene encoding uncharacterized protein, with protein sequence MALRLGMLKCAAEGKNGCRLGIRKWTHLVAMAPPLDGALECSIASPQFTLPEFDANQDTSDNSSDFGFTFPGFSFGGSMELMAVPKRKDWRIWMLDTELRRVTIFSQRNLLMNRMEGSIWNRPLRWIEEMIMTKKSLLIVRE